The sequence GCGCAAAGTCGAAACGATTCACCTGTTTGTCGGGGCACTTGAACTCGATATCGCGACGGCCGATGGGCCACGGCAGACGATACGCTTGCACCCTGGCCAGAGCTTCCACATCCCTCCGGGCCTGCGTCACCGCATGACGGCCATCGAAACCTGCGACGTGCTCGAAGCGTCCACCCCAGAGTTGGATGACGTGGTGCGGCTGGAGGATCGGTACGGACGGGTAGACAAATGACCGGCGCGAAACGCCGCGCGCTGATTACCGGTATCACCGGGCAGGACGGTTCCTACCTTGCCGAGCTGCTGTTGGAACAGGGCTATGAGGTATTCGGCATGGTCCGTCGCGCTAGTACCGAGAACTTCGCGCGCATCGAGCACCTGCGGAGCACGGTCAGCTTGGTGCAGGCAGACTTGCTGGACCAGCTGTCGTTGATTACCGTGCTGCAGCGCATTCGCCCGGCGGAGGTCTACAATTTGGCGGCGCAGTCGTTCGTGCCGACGTCGTGGGAGCAGCCGATGTTGACGGCGGAGTTCAACGCGGTCGGGGTCACCCGTGTGTTGGAGGCCATTCGCTTGGTCGACCGTGACATCCGCTTCTACCAGGCCTCGTCGAGCGAGATGTTCGGCAAGGTCCGTGAGGTGCCGCAAACGGAACTAACGCCATTCCATCCGCGCAGCCCGTACGGCGTCGCCAAGGTCTACGGGCATTTTATTACCGTCAACTACCGCGAGAGCTATGGGCTGTTCGCGTGCTCGGGAATCCTCTTCAATCATGAGTCGCCGCGGCGGGGAAAGGAGTTCGTCACCCGCAAGATCACCGACGCGGTGGCACGCATCAAGCTGGGTCAGTGCGGGGAGCTGTGCCTGGGCAACTTGGCGGCGCGCCGCGACTGGGGGTACGCGAAAGATTACGTCCGTGCCATGTGGCTCATGCTGCAGCAGGATGAGCCGGACGATTACGTCGTAGCCATGGGCGAGGAGCACAGCGTCCAGGAAGCTGCGGCGATTGCCTTTGCCCACGTTGGCCTCGATTGGCGCGCCTACGTGC comes from Candidatus Binatia bacterium and encodes:
- a CDS encoding cupin domain-containing protein encodes the protein MAAPFVGRRVEKPWGYELIWAETPRYVGKILHIERSGQLSYQYHERKVETIHLFVGALELDIATADGPRQTIRLHPGQSFHIPPGLRHRMTAIETCDVLEASTPELDDVVRLEDRYGRVDK
- the gmd gene encoding GDP-mannose 4,6-dehydratase, which encodes MTGAKRRALITGITGQDGSYLAELLLEQGYEVFGMVRRASTENFARIEHLRSTVSLVQADLLDQLSLITVLQRIRPAEVYNLAAQSFVPTSWEQPMLTAEFNAVGVTRVLEAIRLVDRDIRFYQASSSEMFGKVREVPQTELTPFHPRSPYGVAKVYGHFITVNYRESYGLFACSGILFNHESPRRGKEFVTRKITDAVARIKLGQCGELCLGNLAARRDWGYAKDYVRAMWLMLQQDEPDDYVVAMGEEHSVQEAAAIAFAHVGLDWRAYVREDRSLIRPAEVDHLIGDAAKARQRLGWRPTVGFQQLIEVMVDADLDLVRREMEQGASSRSA